Genomic DNA from Veillonellaceae bacterium:
CGCGCAAACTGAAGGAGGAGTAGCAAGTGGCTAACAAAATCAGGCTGGATATTGTTACTCCCGAAAAAGTTACCTATAGCGCCAGTGTGAATATGGTTATCGCCCGGACGCTGAGCGGTGATATCGGTATTCTCCCCGGTCATGCCTCATTAATTGGAGCCCTTGCCGTATGGCCGCTTCGTATTTTAACTGATGACGGTGAGGATCAAATTGCTGTTGCCGGCGGCTTTATCGAAGTTCAGCCAGATAAGGTTACGGTACTGGCCAA
This window encodes:
- a CDS encoding F0F1 ATP synthase subunit epsilon translates to MANKIRLDIVTPEKVTYSASVNMVIARTLSGDIGILPGHASLIGALAVWPLRILTDDGEDQIAVAGGFIEVQPDKVTVLANCAELAEEIDVERAETAKERAERRLKESKEDHEMRLAEAALHRALVRLQVAKNKKPL